In the genome of Malaya genurostris strain Urasoe2022 unplaced genomic scaffold, Malgen_1.1 HiC_scaffold_25, whole genome shotgun sequence, one region contains:
- the LOC131439962 gene encoding lipase member H-B-like: MVLGAFGNTLSQIFFGTDEVRSEVTFWCSNSDHLNYMQVFVNDLNVHHKIDVAKPTMFLTHGWTDNVNRTWVREIVSDYIHHNGGNICAVDWSHLALVEYNLAARNTWKVGRYLAKFIQFLLAEGLTIEQVTLVGHSMGAHISGIAGAALEGKVPMIIGLDPAGPSFTKPSLVPSKKRLDKSDALFVQAIHTDKNIIGTSTNVGHQDFYTNSGASPQPGCEFPLVNNDTTKAYLQFICSHFKAVEYFRASLNRQNIFLGTNCTSYYYYRKGECANNTRAEFGLYNSKLAFGPLFISIDKTVYPYAKSIARNR; the protein is encoded by the exons ATGGTTCTTGGGGCTTTTGGAAATACGCTATCGCAGATTTTCTTCGGTACGGACGAGGTACGGTCGGAGGTTACCTTTTGGTGCTCAAATTC AGATCACTTAAATTACATGCAGGTGTTTGTGAATGACTTAAATGTGCATCACAAAATAGACGTCGCCAAACCAACCATGTTTCTCACTCACGGTTGGACGGATAACGTCAACAGAACTTGGGTGAGAGAAATCGTCAGCGATTACATCCATCACAATGGCGGTAACATTTGTGCAGTAGACTGGAGTCACTTGGCGCTGGTGGAATACAATCTGGCGGCCAGAAATACATGGAAGGTTGGGCGGTACCTGGCCAAATTTATACAGTTCCTACTTGCGGAGGGTCTCACCATTGAACAGGTTACATTAGTTGGTCATAGTATGGGAGCCCACATTTCCGGAATAGCTGGAGCAGCACTGGAAGGCAAGGTACCGATGATTATTGGCTTGGACCCGGCAGGACCGTCGTTCACAAAACCTTCACTCGTGCCCAGTAAGAAGCGGCTGGATAAGAGCGATGCATTGTTTGTGCAGGCTATTCACACCGACAAAAACATTATAGGAACGTCGACTAATGTCGGACATCAGGATTTCTATACGAACAGCGGTGCCAGTCCACAGCCAGGGTGCGAGTTTCCGCTGGTTAATAATGATACTACAAAGGCGTACC TGCAATTCATCTGCAGCCACTTCAAAGCTGTCGAGTACTTTCGAGCCTCGCTAAATCGGCAGAACATTTTCCTAGGAACGAATTGCACCTCCTACTACTACTACCGAAAGGGAGAGTGCGCCAACAATACGCGTGCCGAGTTTGGACTGTACAACAG TAAACTAGCTTTTGGCCCGCTGTTCATCTCCATAGACAAAACCGTGTATCCGTATGCTAAGTCAATAGCTAGAAATAGATGA